A single window of Ferrimonas balearica DSM 9799 DNA harbors:
- a CDS encoding YggS family pyridoxal phosphate-dependent enzyme, which yields MSTITERLIEAQARIDSAAAQAGRVGESITLLAVSKTKPAEMIREAYLAGARDFGENYLQEGVDKIDALQDLDIRWHFIGPLQSNKTRPVAERFDWIHSVDRLKIAQRLSEQRPSGKAPLNVCIQVNISAEQSKSGVNPAQLPELAAAVAALPGLRLRGLMAIPAPESDPEKQRQALAQMKQLFDALKAEHPGLDTLSMGMSDDLEAAVAEGSTMVRIGTAIFGTRK from the coding sequence ATGTCCACCATAACAGAGCGCCTGATTGAAGCCCAAGCCCGAATTGACTCGGCCGCCGCGCAGGCCGGACGGGTTGGCGAATCCATCACCTTATTAGCGGTGAGCAAGACAAAACCCGCCGAAATGATCCGCGAAGCGTACCTCGCCGGCGCACGGGATTTTGGCGAAAACTACCTGCAGGAAGGGGTCGATAAAATCGATGCCCTGCAGGACCTCGATATCCGTTGGCACTTTATCGGCCCGCTCCAGTCCAACAAGACGCGTCCGGTCGCAGAACGTTTTGACTGGATTCATAGCGTTGACCGCCTCAAAATTGCACAACGATTGAGCGAGCAGCGACCCAGCGGCAAAGCGCCTCTGAATGTGTGCATTCAGGTCAACATCTCGGCCGAGCAGAGTAAGTCCGGCGTCAATCCGGCGCAGCTGCCCGAACTGGCCGCAGCGGTGGCGGCGTTGCCCGGATTGCGGCTGCGTGGCCTGATGGCGATCCCGGCGCCGGAGAGTGACCCGGAGAAACAGCGCCAGGCCCTGGCACAGATGAAGCAACTGTTTGACGCCCTTAAGGCGGAACACCCCGGGCTCGATACCCTGTCGATGGGGATGAGCGACGATTTGGAAGCGGCCGTGGCCGAAGGCAGCACCATGGTGCGCATCGGCACCGCGATTTTTGGCACCAGGAAGTGA
- the proC gene encoding pyrroline-5-carboxylate reductase, translating to MTKDIRTVAFIGAGNMSRSIIAGLVAGGYPAERIIASNPSQGKLDALAADYGIRTGNDNLAAVAEADVVVMAVKPQLMADVCAPIAALDLAGKLVISIAAGVTCERLSQYLGGHQALVRTMPNTPSMLGLGMTGLYASDAVGEADRAFAGHLMAAVGEILWLDSEAGIDQVIACAGSSPAYFFLFMEAMEQGAAALGVKPEDARLMIQQAAIGAAQMVRHNPQLSLAELRAQVTSKGGTTHEAVQTLEQQGLRDSVQDAMQAAVRRAQEMAKEF from the coding sequence GTGACGAAAGATATCCGTACCGTCGCCTTTATTGGCGCCGGCAATATGAGCCGCAGCATCATTGCTGGGCTGGTGGCGGGGGGTTATCCCGCTGAGCGCATCATTGCCAGTAACCCAAGCCAGGGCAAACTGGATGCGTTGGCCGCCGATTACGGCATCCGTACCGGTAACGACAACCTCGCGGCCGTTGCCGAGGCGGATGTGGTGGTTATGGCCGTTAAACCGCAGCTGATGGCGGACGTGTGTGCCCCCATCGCCGCGCTGGACCTCGCCGGTAAGCTGGTGATCTCCATCGCCGCGGGCGTGACCTGTGAGCGTTTGAGCCAGTACCTTGGTGGCCACCAGGCGCTGGTTCGCACCATGCCCAATACGCCGTCTATGCTGGGTCTGGGGATGACCGGACTGTACGCCAGCGATGCAGTGGGTGAGGCGGACCGCGCCTTCGCTGGCCACCTGATGGCGGCGGTGGGTGAGATCCTCTGGCTCGACAGCGAAGCCGGCATCGATCAGGTGATCGCCTGTGCAGGCAGCTCACCGGCCTACTTTTTCCTCTTTATGGAAGCCATGGAACAGGGCGCGGCGGCGCTTGGGGTCAAACCCGAGGACGCGCGGCTGATGATTCAGCAAGCAGCCATTGGCGCGGCCCAGATGGTAAGGCACAATCCTCAGTTGAGCCTGGCCGAGCTGCGAGCTCAGGTCACCTCAAAAGGGGGCACCACTCACGAAGCGGTGCAAACCTTAGAACAGCAGGGATTGCGAGATTCGGTACAAGATGCCATGCAGGCCGCCGTACGGCGGGCTCAGGAAATGGCCAAAGAGTTTTAA
- a CDS encoding YggT family protein: MTAMTYLVTVLFNIYLMVVLLRFALQLVRADFYNPFSQFVVKATHPILAPMRRVIPSVGSVDLATVVLALLVGCGKWLTVLAINSQPLNPLEILLLGSLTVLKEAGVLLFWLLLIRAILSWVSQGYNPFEALLHQLTEPLLSPIRRVIPPMGGLDLSMLVLLLGMNFINLLIGDLIPLWRLV, encoded by the coding sequence ATGACTGCGATGACCTACCTGGTAACCGTCCTGTTCAATATCTACCTGATGGTGGTGCTGCTGCGCTTCGCCCTGCAACTGGTGCGCGCCGACTTCTACAACCCCTTCAGCCAGTTCGTGGTCAAGGCCACCCACCCTATCCTGGCGCCGATGCGTCGGGTGATCCCCAGTGTTGGCAGCGTTGACCTGGCCACCGTGGTACTCGCCCTGCTGGTGGGTTGTGGCAAGTGGCTGACCGTACTGGCCATCAACAGCCAGCCGCTCAACCCGCTGGAGATCCTGCTGCTGGGCAGCCTGACCGTGCTGAAAGAGGCCGGCGTGCTGCTGTTCTGGCTGCTGCTTATCCGCGCCATCCTGAGCTGGGTGTCCCAGGGTTACAACCCCTTCGAAGCCCTGCTGCACCAACTGACCGAGCCGCTGCTCTCCCCCATCCGCCGGGTGATTCCGCCCATGGGCGGCCTGGACCTGTCGATGCTGGTGCTGCTGCTGGGCATGAACTTTATCAACCTGCTGATTGGCGACCTGATCCCGCTCTGGCGCCTGGTATAA
- the yggU gene encoding DUF167 family protein YggU, whose product MSQAIERVGDDLLLKLYIQPKASRDQLVGLHGEEFKVAITAPPVDGKANAHLVKFLAKQFKVAKGQISIVKGELGRHKQLKIQSPTVIPDPLAQLL is encoded by the coding sequence ATGAGTCAGGCGATTGAGCGCGTCGGTGACGACCTGTTGCTGAAGCTCTATATCCAGCCCAAGGCCAGCCGCGATCAGCTGGTTGGCCTGCATGGTGAGGAGTTTAAAGTGGCGATCACCGCGCCACCGGTCGACGGCAAAGCCAACGCCCATCTGGTCAAATTTCTGGCCAAGCAGTTTAAGGTTGCCAAGGGGCAGATCAGCATCGTCAAAGGCGAGCTGGGACGCCACAAGCAGTTGAAGATTCAGTCACCAACGGTGATTCCGGATCCTCTGGCGCAACTACTATAG